A portion of the Streptomyces sp. NBC_00376 genome contains these proteins:
- a CDS encoding beta-ketoacyl-[acyl-carrier-protein] synthase family protein, protein MNRPAVAVTGLGMITPVGNDTESTWQGVCAGVSPARTVAELEGCAIDFACMVDGIDLDAAIGGRASFRMGKYVKLAVLAAREAVADAGLDPARWEGSRVAVVVGTSSGGSASLTEQAVVLDRLGAGATSPSGILLTIPNMPAAEIAIQLRATGPSMAPCTACSSGATALSVARDLLVTGQCDIAIAGATESIVYPAAMAAFARSGAGARRVGDPAGLCRPFAADRAGLVMGEGAAVMVLERTDDARARDAAPRALLAGTGATTDAHHPISPRPSGKVAQAAVEAALRDAGWAAEDVEHVNAHGTATPVNDAVEAALIARVYPHRPPVTAPKGVLGHCMGAAGAIEAGLTVLTLQRGVVPPIANLDAPAPEFDIDCVTKQPLRRPIRRAVSHSFGFGGHNAVIALQRP, encoded by the coding sequence ATGAACCGGCCGGCCGTCGCCGTCACCGGCCTGGGCATGATCACCCCGGTCGGCAACGACACGGAATCCACCTGGCAGGGTGTGTGCGCGGGAGTGTCACCGGCCCGTACCGTCGCCGAACTCGAAGGCTGCGCGATCGACTTCGCCTGCATGGTCGACGGCATCGACCTGGACGCCGCGATCGGCGGCCGGGCGTCCTTCCGCATGGGGAAGTACGTGAAACTCGCCGTGCTCGCCGCCCGGGAGGCGGTCGCCGACGCCGGGCTCGACCCGGCCCGGTGGGAGGGCAGCCGGGTCGCGGTGGTCGTCGGCACCAGCAGCGGCGGTTCCGCCTCGCTGACCGAGCAGGCCGTCGTGCTCGACCGGCTCGGCGCCGGGGCCACCTCGCCGTCGGGCATCCTGCTCACCATCCCGAACATGCCCGCCGCCGAGATCGCGATCCAGCTGCGGGCCACCGGACCCAGCATGGCGCCGTGCACCGCCTGCTCGTCCGGCGCCACCGCGCTGTCCGTCGCCCGCGACCTGCTGGTCACCGGGCAGTGCGACATCGCGATCGCCGGAGCCACCGAGTCGATCGTCTACCCGGCCGCCATGGCCGCGTTCGCCAGGTCCGGGGCCGGGGCCCGGCGGGTCGGCGACCCGGCCGGACTGTGCCGGCCCTTCGCCGCCGACCGGGCCGGCCTGGTCATGGGCGAGGGCGCGGCCGTCATGGTGCTGGAACGGACGGACGACGCCCGGGCCCGGGACGCGGCCCCACGGGCGCTGCTCGCCGGCACCGGCGCCACCACCGACGCCCACCACCCCATCAGCCCGCGCCCCTCCGGCAAGGTCGCCCAGGCAGCGGTGGAGGCCGCGCTGCGCGACGCGGGCTGGGCGGCCGAGGACGTCGAGCACGTCAATGCGCACGGCACGGCGACCCCGGTCAACGACGCCGTCGAGGCCGCCCTCATCGCCCGGGTCTACCCGCACCGGCCACCCGTCACCGCACCCAAGGGCGTACTGGGGCACTGCATGGGGGCGGCCGGAGCGATCGAGGCCGGACTGACCGTCCTCACGCTCCAGCGCGGAGTCGTACCTCCGATCGCCAACCTGGACGCCCCGGCGCCCGAGTTCGACATCGACTGCGTCACCAAGCAACCGCTGCGGCGGCCCATCAGGCGCGCCGTCAGCCACTCGTTCGGATTCGGCGGCCACAACGCCGTCATCGCCCTTCAGCGCCCCTGA
- a CDS encoding PRC and DUF2382 domain-containing protein, with amino-acid sequence MAAADGFTDSGELDGLTVYDTDGEKVGSVGRVYVDDNTGRPDWITVKTGLFGMKESFVPLAGARRVGSDLHISHPKDRVKDAPRVDADAHLSVAEEEELYTHYGLARNTTAKLGDRPGTGNTTASGTGTTAMGAAGAAGAAGAMGAAGAGRTTGSDKSAMTGTTAAGTGTARTTSSGMTGAGSGPGQGRHRGTGAAGTSRPLVGAGAGSERSAADLGGKEEMIRSEEQLHVGTEEYESGKARLHKYVVTENVTRTVPVTHEEVRLIREPLQPGEKTAERAAIREQDVEVTLHAERPTTRKETVPVERVRMETKKVTEQKEVSAELRKEQIDYADGTDIGGKDTGGEFGRGRRR; translated from the coding sequence ATGGCAGCCGCTGACGGTTTCACGGATTCCGGAGAGCTCGACGGCCTTACGGTGTACGACACCGACGGCGAGAAGGTCGGCAGTGTGGGCCGGGTGTACGTCGACGACAACACCGGCCGACCGGACTGGATAACGGTGAAGACCGGCCTGTTCGGCATGAAGGAAAGTTTCGTTCCGCTTGCCGGAGCCCGCCGCGTCGGATCCGATCTGCACATCTCGCACCCGAAGGACCGCGTCAAGGACGCCCCCCGGGTGGACGCGGACGCGCATCTGTCCGTGGCGGAGGAGGAAGAGCTCTACACGCACTACGGCCTCGCCAGGAACACCACCGCGAAGCTCGGCGACCGGCCGGGCACGGGCAACACGACGGCGTCCGGGACCGGCACCACGGCCATGGGAGCGGCGGGAGCCGCCGGGGCGGCCGGGGCCATGGGCGCGGCCGGCGCCGGACGCACCACCGGGTCCGACAAGTCGGCCATGACCGGCACCACCGCCGCCGGTACGGGCACGGCCCGGACCACCTCGTCCGGCATGACCGGCGCCGGATCCGGTCCGGGCCAGGGCAGGCACCGCGGCACCGGGGCGGCCGGCACCTCGCGTCCCCTCGTCGGCGCCGGGGCGGGCTCCGAACGGTCGGCCGCCGACCTGGGCGGCAAGGAGGAGATGATCCGCTCCGAGGAGCAACTCCACGTCGGCACCGAGGAGTACGAGAGCGGAAAGGCCCGGCTGCACAAGTACGTCGTCACCGAGAACGTCACCAGGACCGTGCCGGTGACGCACGAAGAGGTGCGCCTGATCCGTGAACCCCTCCAGCCCGGCGAGAAGACGGCGGAACGGGCCGCGATCCGCGAGCAGGACGTCGAGGTCACCCTGCACGCGGAACGTCCGACCACGCGCAAGGAGACCGTGCCCGTCGAGCGGGTGCGGATGGAGACCAAGAAGGTCACCGAGCAGAAGGAAGTCTCCGCCGAACTCCGCAAGGAGCAGATCGACTACGCGGACGGCACCGACATCGGCGGCAAGGACACGGGCGGCGAATTCGGCCGGGGACGCCGCCGCTGA